One part of the Vitis riparia cultivar Riparia Gloire de Montpellier isolate 1030 chromosome 6, EGFV_Vit.rip_1.0, whole genome shotgun sequence genome encodes these proteins:
- the LOC117916216 gene encoding tropinone reductase homolog At5g06060-like, with product MAQTCGCSSGDSRWSLKGMTALVTGGTKGIGHAIVEELAGLGATIHTCSRKESELNECLKDWKAKGFGVSGSVCDVSSRAQMEKLMETVSSVFNGKLNILVNNAAIVIQKPTVEVTAEEFSTIMAINFESVYHLSQLAHPLLKASGAGSIVFISSVAGVVSLKYLSAYSATKGAMNQLTKNLACEWAEDNIRSNAVAPWYIKTPMVDQMLSNKTFLEGVINRAPLRRVGDPKEVSSLVAFLCLPASSYITGQTICVDGGVTVNGFEPNLF from the exons ATGGCTCAGACATGTGGGTGCAGCTCTGGAGATAGTAGATGGTCTCTCAAGGGAATGACTGCTCTTGTAACCGGTGGAACTAAAGGAATTGG GCATGCAATTGTGGAGGAACTGGCTGGATTAGGAGCAACCATACACACGTGTTCTCGAAAAGAAAGCGAGCTCAATGAATGCTTAAAGGATTGGAAAGCTAAAGGTTTTGGAGTGAGTGGTTCAGTGTGTGATGTATCCTCTCGGGCCCAAATGGAGAAGCTAATGGAGACTGTCTCTTCTGTGTTCAATGGGAAGCTGAATATCCTT GTCAACAACGCTGCTATTGTTATTCAGAAACCAACAGTAGAGGTCACGGCAGAAGAGTTCTCAACAATCATGGCCATAAATTTTGAATCTGTGTATCATCTGTCccaactcgcacacccccttttAAAGGCATCAGGAGCGGGAAGCATTGTATTCATCTCCTCTGTTGCAGGCGTAGTGTCACTCAAGTATCTGTCTGCTTATTCAGCGACCAAAG GAGCAATGAATCAACTTACAAAGAATTTGGCATGCGAGTGGGCGGAAGATAATATTAGAAGTAATGCAGTTGCTCCTTGGTACATCAAAACTCCGATGGTGGATCAG ATGCTCAGTAACAAAACCTTTCTGGAAGGGGTGATAAATCGAGCTCCACTTCGCCGTGTGGGAGATCCGAAGGAGGTGTCATCTTTGGTGGCATTCCTCTGTCTACCAGCATCATCTTACATTACTGGACAGACTATTTGTGTCGATGGTGGCGTGACTGTCAATGGTTTTGAGCCAAACCTGTTCTAG